GCCAATGTCAGATTCAAAAGTTAACATTTTGAAGATCAGGGTCAATCTGCAATGCTCCATTTTgaaatgtaatctttttttaataagtCATTCTAGGGATTACAAAATCAAAGCCACCCTTTTATCTACAAATTATTTACAAAGGATGGCAGGTGGCTCTTTATTTTAACAAAAGCTGTTAAGTGACAGTTAATGTTAAAGGTTACTTGGAGAACAGTTAAGTCTTACAGGTACACAACATGACCCTGAATGACAAAATTTCAGTCACCGTTTAGACACAGGAACAATTTGAATGTGGACCAGCTTTCAACATTTAAGTTCCAAACCGATTTGTTGCCCTTCACGAGTGACACAAATGAATTTCtaaatcatttattttggaGATCAGACCAATCCTGGACAACTTTGAAAAGGTACAAAAGAAAAAGTTAAAACACTAAAAGATGACTTCTTGGTACTGTATCTTACAAAAACTGAAACACAATTCCTTCTTTTGCAACACTATTTTGCACCGTTGTCGCTTCCTATGAAAACTTGGTGAGAGAATTAAAAAGCGAGTGGATAGAAAAGTCCAACGTACTCTGTATCAAAGTGGGTGTCGAGAAGACGGGGGCGAGGTCCGGTCTAAGGTGTGGGGGGCCCCGCGTCATTGCCGCTGTCCACGTCGTGCTCGGCGGGGTCGTCgtcttcgtcgtcgtcgtccagcTGCTGGCTGGTGTAGTTGGTGATTTCCAGGAAGCCGCTGGGCTCCACCACCACGTTGGACTGGCTCGAGTCCGGCACGATCGAGTACTGTGGGATCACCTGAGTGGCGGAAAAACACAGTGCGTACTTTGGCTTACTCAATTATGTATAGATAGGGAATTGGGATGGTGTGCAGACGTACCTGAATGACCTCCAGGTGCTCTTTGGCAAAGTGTTGGGCGGTAGTCGCTCGCTTGGCCTCCAGGGCCTGCGCCAGGGGGGGCCGGTCGGCGGACGAGTCCACCAGCACGGGCTCTGTGCTGGGGTCGATCTGGGCCTCAATCATGGAGATTTTCAGGATGTCAGACACTGACGCTTCCTCGTCCGCCGCCGGCCCCGCGCTGGACTCGCCCgccagctccacctccccgcTTGGAACCGGTGCCACGTGAGCGGcctgctgcttctgcttctgctgctgctgctgttggtggTGGAGGGTGCTTCCGAAGGTGATTTTGGTGACAGTGGCACTCTGCGTGATGATTGGCAGCTGCGCTCCAACACGTGACACGACACTTGCCGTTAACTTGGTTCGCCAGAGGAAGTCACGCAAGTCATTTGTGTAAATGGAGCCActtgaaaatatttgtttgaagAACTGACCTTGTCGGTGCTGACCGGGTGGTGTGCCTGCAGGGGCGGGGGCTGCGACAGGGGCGCGTGCAGCGGCCGGTGGTGCGACGTGGGCGCCTGTTGCAATTTGGGCAGCTGCGGCGTGACGGGCGAGGTGGCAGCGCCCTGAGACTTGGCCGGACTCTGCTCTCGCAGTTTGGGGAGCTTCTTGGCCGGTGACGTCGTAGAcgaagacgaggaggaagaggaggaggaggaaggaggctGGCTGAGCTGAGGTTTACTCTGCAGTTGAGGAGGAGGTTGAGCGGTGCCCTCCGGTTGGCTGCCGGCGGCCGGGGGCTGCGGAGTGGCGTGGGGGGCTGGCTTGGGGGCATCCGTCTGATTGCCGGAGCGGTAAAACAAGCCTGTCTGAGGGTCCAGCGTGTCGCCTTCCAGCTCGCTCACCTCCAACAAGGACTCGCTTTTACCATCGGAGGGCTGAAACACAAAAGATGACatcatgaagaaaaagaaatactccTGGCCCTTTAAGAAGCTTCAGCTGGAGAAGTTTGTCAGAATTTGAGCCGCGCAATTGATTCAACAGCATAATGTCTGTTTCAAACGAAAACATCCAACTTCAATTGTGGCAATATTGTGCATTCTCCTCACCCTGACGCTGACGTGCGTCGCCGTGGTTACAGGTGGCGCAGCAACCGGCTTGGTAGCCATGACGACCTGACGGACGCTTTCTGAGGTATCGGCGGGGGACGGGGTCGCGGCAGCATCCTCCTCCGTCGACGCGGCCGGCCCACCGGCTTTACCTGCGGGGTAAACGTGAGCTTTATCGTTAGCTACGGAAGCGCGACGAGGCCACGCCGCGACTACGTACCTGCCGCCGGGGCGTCGGCCCTCGCTTCGGCCTCGGGGCCAGGCGGCCTGGACGACTCTGGCCCGCTTTTCTTCTCCTGGGCCAGCTGGATGGGCACGGCCATCTGGCTCAGGTCGATGTGCGTGTGCTGTTGCTTGGGTTTGGGCTCAGCCTTGTCCTTCACTGCAAGTCCGTGAATGAAAACGTATTCATGTTCAGTATTTAgaaatcccccccccttttttttttaaaaagaactgaTCCGATTGTCCGGTCTGGGCAACCTTACCTGAGCTCTGCTGCAGCTCCAGCAGAGCTTTAATGGTGGACGCGGCCGACTGGGAATCGATGGCGGTCACTTCCTGGTAGATGGCGGGGGCCGACTCCACCGACACCTCCTGCTCCGTCCACTCGTGATCTCGGGAGGCCGCCACGTGGAGCACCGCCTGTGTGTCCGCTAAGGGGCCGAGCGGGAGACCGCAGTCAATCATGGACAAATGCTAACACGGCGTCTTCAATACAGAACGCAAGTACTTTACTTCCTCTTTACCGTGTGAGGTTTCCCCAACTGAGCCGCCGGTTTCCGCGGGGGCGGCGCCTTCGTCCTTGGCAGCGCCATCTTGAACCTGGCTGACGTCGGCCGAGCGGGTGACCTGCTGCAGGGTTTCGCTGACCAGCTGCCGGGTCTGTTCGCTCACCGCGGTCGCTTGGAACACTGGCTTGGGCTTGATGAGCACCTGGACCAGCAAAGATATGTACACAGTCGTGACCAACATGACGgtggttcattaaaaaaaaaaaaattcagttgtCTGACCTGCGTTTTGCCCTGCTGGCCGTAGACGATCTTGGTGGGGATAATCTTGGCAGTGGCGGTAGACGGGGCACCGGCGCTCAGGCCTTTGGGCTGCGTGACGATCATCTTGGTGATGGGTCTGCCGGCGGTGATGATGGCCGGTTTGGCCCCCGAGACGGCCTGCAGGCTC
The Syngnathus typhle isolate RoL2023-S1 ecotype Sweden linkage group LG15, RoL_Styp_1.0, whole genome shotgun sequence DNA segment above includes these coding regions:
- the emsy gene encoding BRCA2-interacting transcriptional repressor EMSY isoform X2, with amino-acid sequence MIQLEKPVLTGTMPVVWPTILDLGRDECKRILRKLELEAYAGVISALRAQGDLTKDKKDLLGELTKILNISTERHRAEVRRAVNDERLCTIAYQLLPSMAGQNSSSEWSIEGRRLVPLMPRLVPQTAFTATANAVATATATHNASMQLPAETGNKEVVVCYSYTSTTCTSSSSTAASGATRTATKSPRPPSPSSSVVVLPSGSTVYVKSVSCSDEDEKPRKRRRTNSSSSSPVLLKEVAKVSPPVAKHIAAPVVSGSPKMSNIMQSIANSLPPHLSPVKITFTKPTIQTTSTATQKVIIVTTSPSSNFVPNILSKSHNNAGMSKLASSTILTTPTQKQTVVFPAATSSPSATPAITAAVSSAAVMSAVSTCAASAGVKVASARLPSPKTLVGSSPQILSQFPKQLQASAMGASGVGQAHASAASPGPKPTIQIKPESGVKIITQQVQPSKILPKPSSVALSGGSSSPIMVVSSNGAIMTTKLVTQPTATQATYTRPTVTPNLGARISASAGGATYVKTTGGSIITVVPKSLATLGGKIISSNIVSGTTTKITTIPMSSKPNVIVVQKTSGKGATIQGLPGKNVVTTLLNAAGGEKSLQAVSGAKPAIITAGRPITKMIVTQPKGLSAGAPSTATAKIIPTKIVYGQQGKTQVLIKPKPVFQATAVSEQTRQLVSETLQQVTRSADVSQVQDGAAKDEGAAPAETGGSVGETSHADTQAVLHVAASRDHEWTEQEVSVESAPAIYQEVTAIDSQSAASTIKALLELQQSSVKDKAEPKPKQQHTHIDLSQMAVPIQLAQEKKSGPESSRPPGPEAEARADAPAAGKAGGPAASTEEDAAATPSPADTSESVRQVVMATKPVAAPPVTTATHVSVRPSDGKSESLLEVSELEGDTLDPQTGLFYRSGNQTDAPKPAPHATPQPPAAGSQPEGTAQPPPQLQSKPQLSQPPSSSSSSSSSSSTTSPAKKLPKLREQSPAKSQGAATSPVTPQLPKLQQAPTSHHRPLHAPLSQPPPLQAHHPVSTDKLTASVVSRVGAQLPIITQSATVTKITFGSTLHHQQQQQQKQKQQAAHVAPVPSGEVELAGESSAGPAADEEASVSDILKISMIEAQIDPSTEPVLVDSSADRPPLAQALEAKRATTAQHFAKEHLEVIQVIPQYSIVPDSSQSNVVVEPSGFLEITNYTSQQLDDDDEDDDPAEHDVDSGNDAGPPTP
- the emsy gene encoding BRCA2-interacting transcriptional repressor EMSY isoform X3; the encoded protein is MIQLEKPVLTGTMPVVWPTILDLGRDECKRILRKLELEAYAGVISALRAQGDLTKDKKDLLGELTKILNISTERHRAEVRRAVNDERLCTIAYHMAGQNSSSEWSIEGRRLVPLMPRLVPQTAFTATANAVATATATHNASMQLPAETGNKEVVVCYSYTSTTCTSSSSTAASGATRTATKSPRPPSPSSSVVVLPSGSTVYVKSVSCSDEDEKPRKRRRTNSSSSSPVLLKEVAKVSPPVAKHIAAPVVSGSPKMSNIMQSIANSLPPHLSPVKITFTKPTIQTTSTATQKVIIVTTSPSSNFVPNILSKSHNNAGMSKLASSTILTTPTQKQTVVFPAATSSPSATPAITAAVSSAAVMSAVSTCAASAGVKVASARLPSPKTLVGSSPQILSQFPKQLQASAMGASGVGQAHASAASPGPKPTIQIKPESGVKIITQQVQPSKILPKPSSVALSGGSSSPIMVVSSNGAIMTTKLVTQPTATQATYTRPTVTPNLGARISASAGGATYVKTTGGSIITVVPKSLATLGGKIISSNIVSGTTTKITTIPMSSKPNVIVVQKTSGKGATIQGLPGKNVVTTLLNAAGGEKSLQAVSGAKPAIITAGRPITKMIVTQPKGLSAGAPSTATAKIIPTKIVYGQQGKTQVLIKPKPVFQATAVSEQTRQLVSETLQQVTRSADVSQVQDGAAKDEGAAPAETGGSVGETSHADTQAVLHVAASRDHEWTEQEVSVESAPAIYQEVTAIDSQSAASTIKALLELQQSSVKDKAEPKPKQQHTHIDLSQMAVPIQLAQEKKSGPESSRPPGPEAEARADAPAAGKAGGPAASTEEDAAATPSPADTSESVRQVVMATKPVAAPPVTTATHVSVRPSDGKSESLLEVSELEGDTLDPQTGLFYRSGNQTDAPKPAPHATPQPPAAGSQPEGTAQPPPQLQSKPQLSQPPSSSSSSSSSSSTTSPAKKLPKLREQSPAKSQGAATSPVTPQLPKLQQAPTSHHRPLHAPLSQPPPLQAHHPVSTDKLTASVVSRVGAQLPIITQSATVTKITFGSTLHHQQQQQQKQKQQAAHVAPVPSGEVELAGESSAGPAADEEASVSDILKISMIEAQIDPSTEPVLVDSSADRPPLAQALEAKRATTAQHFAKEHLEVIQVIPQYSIVPDSSQSNVVVEPSGFLEITNYTSQQLDDDDEDDDPAEHDVDSGNDAGPPTP
- the emsy gene encoding BRCA2-interacting transcriptional repressor EMSY isoform X1, which translates into the protein MIQLEKPVLTGTMPVVWPTILDLGRDECKRILRKLELEAYAGVISALRAQGDLTKDKKDLLGELTKILNISTERHRAEVRRAVNDERLCTIAYQLLPSMAGQNSSSEWSIEGRRLVPLMPRLVPQTAFTATANAVATATATHNASMQLPAETGNKEVVVCYSYTSTTCTSSSSTAASGATRTATKSPRPPSPSSSVVVLPSGSTVYVKSVSCSDEDEKPRKRRRTNSSSSSPVLLKEVAKVSPPVAKHIAAPVVSGSPKMSNIMQSIANSLPPHLSPVKITFTKPTIQTTSTATQKVIIVTTSPSSNFVPNILSKSHNNAGMSKLASSTILTTPTQKQTVVFPAATSSPSATPAITAAVSSAAVMSAVSTCAASAGVKVASARLPSPKTLVGSSPQILSQFPKQLQASAMGASGVGQAHASAASPGPKPTIQIKPESETFPRLVGWPFACAGVKIITQQVQPSKILPKPSSVALSGGSSSPIMVVSSNGAIMTTKLVTQPTATQATYTRPTVTPNLGARISASAGGATYVKTTGGSIITVVPKSLATLGGKIISSNIVSGTTTKITTIPMSSKPNVIVVQKTSGKGATIQGLPGKNVVTTLLNAAGGEKSLQAVSGAKPAIITAGRPITKMIVTQPKGLSAGAPSTATAKIIPTKIVYGQQGKTQVLIKPKPVFQATAVSEQTRQLVSETLQQVTRSADVSQVQDGAAKDEGAAPAETGGSVGETSHADTQAVLHVAASRDHEWTEQEVSVESAPAIYQEVTAIDSQSAASTIKALLELQQSSVKDKAEPKPKQQHTHIDLSQMAVPIQLAQEKKSGPESSRPPGPEAEARADAPAAGKAGGPAASTEEDAAATPSPADTSESVRQVVMATKPVAAPPVTTATHVSVRPSDGKSESLLEVSELEGDTLDPQTGLFYRSGNQTDAPKPAPHATPQPPAAGSQPEGTAQPPPQLQSKPQLSQPPSSSSSSSSSSSTTSPAKKLPKLREQSPAKSQGAATSPVTPQLPKLQQAPTSHHRPLHAPLSQPPPLQAHHPVSTDKLTASVVSRVGAQLPIITQSATVTKITFGSTLHHQQQQQQKQKQQAAHVAPVPSGEVELAGESSAGPAADEEASVSDILKISMIEAQIDPSTEPVLVDSSADRPPLAQALEAKRATTAQHFAKEHLEVIQVIPQYSIVPDSSQSNVVVEPSGFLEITNYTSQQLDDDDEDDDPAEHDVDSGNDAGPPTP